The Sus scrofa isolate TJ Tabasco breed Duroc chromosome X, Sscrofa11.1, whole genome shotgun sequence genome has a segment encoding these proteins:
- the MAGEE2 gene encoding melanoma-associated antigen E2 — protein sequence MSLVSQNACHRSLETTADYSDFQVDMRSTNASGPPTSMLVPNAPQGPQGPIGPQDASTSQAAQDPNDLEVLIDEQSRRLGALRVHDPLEDRSIALVNFMRMKSQIEGSIQQTEMLEFLREYSDQFPEILRRASAHLDEVFGLNLRVLDPQADTYNLISKRGLQTTDRIAESLDMPKASLLALVLGHILLNGNRSREASIWDLLLKVDVLDEPQRINIPFGNTRNLLTTDFVRMGFLEYWPVYGTNPLEFEFLWGSRAHREITKMEALKFVAEAHDEEPWSWPEEYNKALEADKAKERSEAAGLEFWSEDTMNDKANDLVQLAINVTEELLPIHQDELLAHTGKEFEDVFPNILSRAILILDLFYGFSLIEVDTSEHIYLLVQQPESEEEQMMLESLGRPTQEYVMPILGLIFLMGNRVKEANVWNLLRRFGVDVGRKHAITCKLMRQRYLECRPLSYSNPVEYELLWGPRAHLETTKMKALEYMAKLYKKRPQDWPEQYREAVEDEEARARSEATAMFFFSPM from the coding sequence ATGTCTCTGGTAAGCCAGAATGCGTGCCACCGCAGTTTAGAGACCACTGCAGATTACAGCGACTTCCAGGTTGATATGCGGTCTACTAATGCCTCCGGGCCCCCCACTTCCATGCTAGTTCCTAATGCCCCTCAGGGCCCTCAGGGGCCTATCGGCCCTCAGGACGCCAGCACTTCCCAGGCTGCGCAGGACCCTAACGACCTCGAGGTGCTAATCGACGAGCAGTCCCGACGTTTGGGGGCGCTCAGGGTCCATGACCCACTAGAAGACAGGTCGATTGCTTTGGTAAATTTCATGCGAATGAAAAGCCAAATCGAGGGGTCTATTCAGCAGACAGAGATGCTGGAGTTCCTCAGAGAATACTCAGATCAGTTCCCTGAGATCCTCAGACGAGCCTCAGCCCATCTGGATGAGGTTTTTGGGTTGAACCTGAGGGTTCTTGATCCCCAGGCTGACACCTACAACCTAATCAGCAAACGAGGTCTCCAGACCACTGATCGGATAGCAGAATCCCTGGACATGCCAAAGGCAAGTCTCCTGGCCTTAGTCCTAGGCCACATTCTCCTGAATGGTAACCGGTCGAGAGAAGCCTCCATTTGGGACCTGCTGCTAAAGGTTGATGTATTAGATGAGCCCCAGAGGATCAACATCCCCTTTGGGAACACAAGGAACCTCCTAACTACTGACTTTGTACGTATGGGGTTCTTGGAGTACTGGCCAGTGTATGGCACTAATCCCCTCGAATTTGAGTTCTTGTGGGGCTCTAGAGCCCACAGGGAAATCACAAAGATGGAAGCCCTGAAGTTTGTGGCAGAGGCCCATGATGAAGAACCGTGGAGCTGGCCAGAAGAATACAATAAGGCTTTGGAAGCTGACAAGGCCAAAGAAAGAAGTGAGGCTGCTGGCTTGGAGTTCTGGTCAGAAGACACTATGAATGATAAGGCAAATGATTTGGTTCAACTGGCCATTAATGTCACTGAGGAGCTGTTGCCTATACATCAGGATGAGCTATTGGCTCACACTGGCAAAGAATTTGAGGATGTGTTCCCAAACATTCTCAGTAGAGCTATTCTAATCCTTGATCTGTTCTATGGGTTTTCTCTGATTGAAGTTGATACCAGTGAGCACATCTATCTCCTCGTCCAGCAACCAGAGTCAGAAGAAGAGCAAATGATGCTAGAGAGCCTGGGGAGACCTACTCAAGAATATGTGATGCCAATCCTGGGTTTGATTTTCCTGATGGGCAATCGTGTCAAAGAGGCCAATGTCTGGAATTTGCTTCGGAGATTTGGTGTGGATGTAGGAAGAAAGCATGCCATCACCTGCAAGCTTATGAGACAGCGCTACTTGGAATGCAGGCCACTGTCCTACTCTAATCCAGTTGAATATGAGCTTCTGTGGGGTCCTCGAGCTCACCTTGAAACCACCAAAATGAAAGCCTTGGAGTACATGGCCAAGCTGTATAAAAAGCGACCACAGGACTGGCCAGAGCAATATAGGGAAGCTGTTGAAGATGAGGAGGCCAGAGCCAGATCTGAGGCAACTGCCATGTTCTTCTTCAGCCCCATGTGA